TAGGAAAATCATTTAAGATTCGAAAAATCTTATCTTGATTTTTTTAATCCAATTATGCACATGTTAGTTGGCACACACAATACAAAGCACATTATTtatacagttttgctaaagcacatctagatgtgccacaagtattgcacatctaattcctatgtcattgatcttacatgGCGATTCATGTGggtattttctttttccttttttcttttcttttttatgcttGATTgtgtcacttagatgtgcaataactaggacACATTAACCCTTATTTATATGAAACAAGTGCATCAACTTTACCCTGTGTCCTATGCCTATATGCATGGTTCTCGTGGCTCATTTTGTCGAGAGTGATACATTCATGTGTCAGGGCATCTTTCCATGGATAAACCTCTGTAGGAGGCATCTTTTCCAAGAGATGGTACTGCCAGGTTTTTTGTATACTCACAAAATAATGTGTCTTTTGATTGAACTAATTAGattgtttaaaaaaataaaatttaCTTGACAAAATCGCAATTATTTATAACTACCTCAGAAATGCACTGATTGTTAGCCCAtcaattatgatatgagattgtggCAAGAAAGAGGAAAATGAGATAGTGTATAGTGTACTGGTTGGGCCAATTGTGTTCTAGTTTACTTATACCTGGTCCACTACTTCAAATCTGAAGCTAATAGTCGAATACAACAAAACGTATTGTTGATTGCCTTCTTTATCATGGAGAAATGTGAATACGCGAGTCTCTTGCAGGCCACCAATTGGCGTAATTAATCGAAATAAATAAGTTTGTGCTCACCACATGATTATTTTCTATCGTGAAATAATGGCAAATCCATGCTTGGTGAATGTATCAAAACTATGCTTTCCGGAAACCTCTAGAAGGTGTCAAAAGGATTATGACAGCCTACATCTTTAATTGCTTTCCATATTAGTATGTACCAATCATGCTTGTCCTGCAGTTGTGCCGTCTTGTCGTCTTTTGCTATCAAGGTATATATATACTGTTTTCTTTGCCAAGGTTTGTGCGAATCAACAAGAGAATTTCTTAGCTTCTTAAGAAATCTATATTGCACTGGTATTGACAGGTTTGTTTGATTATTTTTCTCACTTACATGTCAGTCTAGCTATGCAGTAAATCTGTGTTTGCATAAGTCTAGTCTAATCATTCAATGGAGGCTACTTTCTTTATGTCAGCACTTTACTTTTTCTTCCACCCACTTTTCAACACATGCAAACGGTGGTACTGAACCgagcggagctacgaaactcacatTGCGTCGCCCGAGCGGCTGCCTCAGCGCTTTTGTCAGGGAGGAGGAGGCTAGCTTTTCTGCAGGATCCCATCTCTCTCTACAAGCAGCAGGTTCAGCCGAGCTGGCATTTGGCAGGCCGATGTGGCGCATGGGGCACTCGTCCAGCCTGGCCCGTTGGCCATGCCCTTATCCCAGGTAGTTGTGGCCCAGTTTATCTTTTCGTTATTAgcggcttagcccaattatcttattagGAGGATTATATAAACTCGTGTAAGGACCCGTTTTGGGattaagcaagaagcaatcatatttgctcggcttccttagggagccgggagacctaaccctagctgcCGCCCCCGCTCTTTCTCCCTCTCGCGTGCACGCAACAATGGCGCCCCAGCACCGCGACCACGCCTTCCTTCACGCCATCCCTCCTTCCACCCCTACAATCTGAGACCACGCCCTAGTAGGGATCTGattcctaccaatttggtatcagatAGCTTTAGTGCGATCATGTCCTCGCCGCCGCCCACCCCGACCCCACCGCTGCCGACCGCGACGACCGCCCCGATGGCCACCACAGCCAGCGCCCCGCTCTTGCTGGTGCCGGTCACCTCCGCCGCGCCCGTCCCCGTCGTCTTCACCCCGGAGGAGATGACGTCGGCCATCCGGGATCTCACCCAGGCGGTCACGGGCATCTACACGTTCCTCGCGAGATCCTATAGGCCGCAGCCGCCTGTGCCCTtcgccaccgccccgccgccgcagcagtCGCCATCCTCGgcgacccccgccgccgccgccgccatgcagcAGCTGTCGTGGCAGCCGCCACCAGTGACGAACCCCGACGCCTCCACAATGCAGCAGGGGCAACagctgcagccgccgccaccgacaacCGCTGCCCTGGGCATCCCGACGACGGGCCCGGCGGTGCCCATCCACCAGGTTTGGTTTCCCCCGTCGCCGTCTCTGTTACCGGCCTGGCTCGCTGGGTCCCTTGAGCCAGTCTACACGACGGCCTTAGTTGGACCGCACGTGCTCCCCCCGTCGGTGACGCACTCGGCCATGCAGTTTGGCGGGTCCTCGGGCTTCGCCGAGCCCTTCGCCAGCGTCGACGGGCCCCTGTTCCGGGGTGGTACCCTGATGCCCGCCTACTCGGCCACGTCATCCTCGCTGCTCCGTGCTGACGAGGCGCACCAGCCCGTCGTCCACGTCCAGACGCCGTCGAGATTCTTCAAGCTGGAGTTCGCGACCTACGACGGCACCGTCGACCCCCTGAATTGGCTCAACCAATGCGACCAATTTTTTAGGAGACATCACACACTCGCATCCGACCGCAACTGGATCACCTCGTATCATCCGAGGAGCCGCGCAGacgtggtactacgccctcgaacaggacgagggcggcatgccaccaTGGGAGCGCTTCCGCGATTTGTGCCTCTTGCACTTTGGTCCGCCTATACGCGGGAGCCGTCTGGCGGAGCTTGGGCGTCTTTCGTTCATCACCTTGGTGCAAGACTTCGCCGGCCGCTTCCAGGCACTGGCGTGCCACGCCTCTGGCGTTTCGGCTCGTCAGCGGGCTGAGCTCTTCGTCGGCGGCCTACCGGACCATCCAGCAGGCCACAGGACCTCCAGAAGGCTATGTACTACGCCCGCCCGTTCGAGCATCGCGCGGTGGCCACCGAGTAGGCGCCACTGCCCCGGGCCGCTGGGCCTCCACCCTGGCTGGAAGTTCCCGCGCAGGGTCGGCCTGCCCAGGCTTCCGCAGTGCCCCCCTCCGCAGCTGCGGCACGCACGTTCCGCCGGCTCACACTGGCCGAGcaactcgagcgtcgccgccaagggttgtgcttcaactgcgatgaACCCTACGTACCGGGCCACGTCTGCCCacaactcttctacctggaggctgcAAACTACATTGAGGAGGACCCCACCGCCGCcgggctcggcgaccagcccgcccCAGTTGACACGGAGGTGTTTGGCGACCGTTGATCTTCCCCGCcttccagctcgaggacgagctgtttgtgcaggcggggagagatgttatgaccgacATATTAGGGGCTTATCCCAGTTAGTTGTGGCCCAttttatcttatcgttattaggggcttagcccaaataTCTTATTAGGAGGATTATATAAACTCGTGTAAGGACCCGTTTTGGGattaagcaagaagcaatcatatttgctcggcttccttagggagccgggagacctaaccctagccgccgcccctgttctctctctcgcgcgcgcgcaaCGACGGCGCCCCAGCGTCGACGACCACGCCTTCCTCCACGCCATCCCTCCTTCCACCCCTACAATCCTACCAAATACAGTGTAAGCTGCTGTTGTTTTTCCAATCAGGGCGTCATAAATCTGATAAACAATCATCGGCAACGCCACGAGGTACAGAAATTGATGCACCAAAGCATGGTTGTCACGGTCTGATAGGTAGTAGGATTCTTCTTAGCTTGGCACATTAGGTTGTAGGAAGAAGGTGACCCAAAGATCTGGATCAATATTGAATCCAGATGTTGCTCTTAGTATTGAAAATAATCGATCGAAACGGTTCCATGGGATCTACTGACTACTAAATGAATTGGGAAGTTAGGGTTTTGTCAACCTCGTGTGAACGATGTCATCTCTGAAGGGGATACGAGTGCGGATGGTGATATCAAAAAATATTCATCTTGATATTTATGCACAAATTATCTTTATATACCATGAGAAATAATTTGAATGGTTATTCATGATTCAGAATTTGTATCCATGTCTGCTCTgtatactcatgtctgctgctggtaTTCGTATCTCTTTTTTTTTAATAAACCTATTCATCCATCTTTTGATAATGGATATGATGTGAATATGATTTTTCTATTATCCAGCTGCATTACATCCGTTCTCACCCTTCTCACCATCTgggtttccgtttctttgttcggaacCATGTAGTGGGCATATTCAACTTAGCTGTCCACTCTCTAGCTATGTGTGCTTTACGGAGAACCTGGCTTGCGTCTGCAGTTAGGAATCCCCATTGCCACTATCGGTTGCTTGTACAATCTAATCTCTTTGTATGTTATAATCTTATACATAGTTCAGTGCCTATCATATAATCAGAACTCTTATTGCTGAGTGTAATTTAATTTAGATGTATGTTTAGGAACACACCTATGAGGTCATTCTCTTAGGGGCACCAGAAATAAGATGTAACAGAAGAGAAGATGCTAAATATGTGGTGACTTAGAATGGTTGTTAAATTGTAGCCAGATTAGTTTGTTAGTTTTTTCTTGTGCATTTTGGTTTTGCATGTGTATTTTCAATAATTTAACTATGCAATTATCTGCTCTGGTGATGTTACTAAGAACTTATCAGTTTCtgaactacttcctccgttccaaattactcgtcgcagaaatgaatgtatctagaactaaaatacatctagatacatccatacctgcgacaagtaattcggaacggagggagtagcagataAGTATCTTCATAAAGATATTGGGAGGATCGTAATAAAGAAATATATCCAGCGTATGAAACTGGTCCTAAAGGACCGCTAATGATCAAATTCATCTAAAGACACCGCACAAAGTTCTATTTTGTGACCTAGGAGGCTAATGTTACTGTCTTTAAGATTGTTTTACTTTAAGATCGAGTTGATTAACAGTTTCCATTATTTTTTTCAGTGCAAGAAAGACCATAGGTTCTTGGACACAAGCAAGATCAAGCAGCCGACATGGAACCGTCTTCACAATCTCAACCTGCAACGGGTGATGTCGTTGCTGGTGGATCACAAGTGTATCCTGCCTCATCCTATCCGCCTGCAGCAACAATAGCCATAGCTCCTGGTATCATTCCTGCCGGTTCACAGCCAGCACCACCATTCCCTGCCAATTCAGCCCAGCTCAATGCTCAAAACCAGCTTATCTACGAGCAAGCGCAGCAATTTCACCAgcagctccagcagcagcagcagaggcagCTGCAGCAGTTCTGGGCCGAACGACTGTCGGAGGTTGATCAGGCCACCGACTTCAAGAACCACACCTTGCCGCTCGCCAGGATAAAGAAGATCATGAAGGCCGACGAGGACGTCCGCATGATCTCAGCCGAGGCCCCAGTGGTCTTTGCAAAAGCATGCGAGATATTCATACTGGAGTTGACACTGAGGTCGTGGATGCACACTGAGGAGAACAAGCGCCGGACCTTGCAGAAGAATGACATTGCCGCCGCCATCACCAGGACCGACGTCTACGACTTCCTGGTGGACATAATCCCCAGGGATGAGATGAGGGAGGAGGGAGTTGGGCTTCCTAGGGCCGGGCAGCTGCCGCTCTTGGGGGCTCCAGCTGACGCGTCGTACCCCTACTACTATCCGCAGCAGGTGCCAGGTGCGGTGATGGGGTACGGTGGCCACCAGGGCCATCTGCCGTATGTGTGGCAAGATCCTcaggagcagcaacagcagcaggggCATCCTGGGGAGCAGCAGCAATCTGAAAGCGGCTGACAGCATTGTGGGCAACCACCAGATTCAGTATTCAGCTTAGCCAGGACATCCAAAGTTCCAAACTAATTTTCAGGTTTCGCAATAGATTATATGATGGTTTCTTTTGTCTGTCGATACGGGAGAGATTTACTAGTTACTTCATGGAATTTTTGTTTGTCGTGGTGGTGTCGTTACAAAAAGGTTATATGATTAGAGACTGATTTGTTGAAATTTTACCATAGCGTGTCCGTTCCGTTATTCGAAACTAAAATAGCTGGGATATGGTCTTTTTGGCATGCATGCAACATTTTGCGGTTCCTATCGTCTTGTACTGGATTTTTTTAAACGGAAGCAAAAGATTTACCTCATCCATTAAATAAAGGAGAATAGAGTTTTTAGAGTGTTACAATGCCCGGACAAAAAGAAACGGCATGCCAATTACTCACCCAGGCCCTAGTTTTTTTTTTCACCCACGGTAACCCAAAGTTTAGCCTCGTCAACGATTGCTTTTAGGAGGATTGGCGGCAGCGCACTCTTGTGGCAGAAGACACGGACGTTTCTCTCGTTCCCAAATTGTTCAGGAGACGAACATTGTGAGAGAGGCCAAGGCTCGTCTATTGGGGTTATAAATATCGGTCCGCTTGTCCCACCACTCCATAACAGACCCCTCCAGGTGCCACGAGGTGGTGTCAATATGCAAAAGACCAAATTCCTGGATGACCAAATTCCATAGCCGAATGGTGAAGTGACACTTGTAGAAGAGGTGAGCGCCTGACTTGTCGTCCCTTTTACAGAGAGGACAAAGACCGCAGTTTGCCCAACCGTGCTTCTCCAAGCTATCGCCACTCCAAATCCAGTTTTGCAAAGCCAACCAAGCAAAGAGTTTGACTTTAGGCGGGGCCCAACCTTTCCAAATCATGAGGTCTATGTGTGAAGATGTCGATCCAAGGAATTGGGCCCTATATGCTGCGGCCGCCGAATAGTTCCTGTCGTTAGAGTGCTTCCAAACAATGTCGTCCTCCGCCTGATCATTGAGGTGGAAATCATCCACAAGCATCCAGAGAGTGAAGAATTGGCATATGTGGGCAGCGGAGACGACAAAGTCATGGCCAATCTTAAAGATCCAAGCATTTCCATTGAGAGCCTTCCTAACTTTCCATTTTTTTTTCTCTTGGAGGCCTCAAAGATTAGAGGGGCAATGTCCTTAGGCTTCCGTCCAAGAAGCCACGGAGAATCCCAAAAAGGCGTTTTGGCACCATTGCCAACGGTGATGGTCGTTGAGGTGTAGAAGAAATCAAGGTCCTCCTCCGTGCAAGGGTTGCCAAGGCCCACCCAGAGCTTGCATGGGTCCTTCCATTCATTCCATGGTCATCTTAACCGCAAAGCATGGGCAAACTTGTTGGTGTTGAGAACCCCAAGACCTCCATATTCCTTAGGGCGATAGGCCATCTCCCAGTTGACATTACATTTGGCCTCGGTCGTTTTATCAGAGCCAGACCAAAAGAATGCCCTCTCGAGTTTGTTAATGTTATGCAAGGAGCTCGGAGGCATGATGAGAGGTGTGATGGCGTACACCGCTTGGGAGGTGATGACAGATTTGATAAGGGTCGTGCGCCCGATGGTGGTGATGTTTTGCCCCTCCCAAATGACCAACTTGCCCGCCGCCGTGTCCTTAAGGCAGTGGCGGACCCACCCTGGGATTTGGTTCGACCCATATATATACATAGCCCATAAGAGATAAGTGGATGGGCCGGAAGAAAAGAATAGAAAAGCCCAGCCAACACAGCGTCGACTCGTCGCACAACCTCCCGTCCCCAATTCCCCTCGCGACTGCTCTACGCTCCCGCTCATCTCGCCGCCCTGACTTGCCGCCTGGTTccgtgcctcgccggcgactctgtTCGCCCCGCACCTGCCCGGTGCGACCGCGCCCAGCCGAAAGCCCGCAGCCACCCGGTCCGCACTCGGCAGTCTCCGCTCAGCAGCCGGCGTTCTGCAGCGGCAGCAAGTCTGCAGCCAGCCGGCCAGCAATTCTTGCGGTACCTTCGATGAGATTTCTGCCCATCTCCCTATTTTTTGTCTACTCTTACTCATTGCTCGTCGTGCTGCTACCTGATAGAACAGCTCATTACGAGCTTAGGCTTGTTGTGCTCCTTTGTAAATTGTAATGTAGTACTGTGCTGAATTCTGTCCAGGAATGTTACTACTTACTGCTGAACAGTTTTAGTTTGGGTCAGATTTCTAATCTAtgtggcatcttgagctgtaatttCCAGGAATTTTACTAAGTACTACCGAATTGTTTCAGTTTGGGTCAAACAATTAATAAATTGTTCTCATTTTTTTTGAATCAGTGCATGTCATTGTCACATTGAAGaacaaaatgtgaaccaccatcacagGATTACATACATGTATCAAATGTGGAAGAATGAACACATTCAGATAgtcttctttgaacttttcaaggtACGTAGGCTTTTCTTATGCAAAATTAAGACTTATCTGAGAAAAAAAATGATCAATTTATATTTTGCTATTGGTAAATTAGTTAGTACATTGGCATGCCATATTTGTTGTAAAAAAATTTATTAGGTTGGACCACCCTGCTTCAAAATCCTAGATCCGCCACTGCCTTAAGGTATTGAAAGTCCACCCTCTGGAGCTGCCACACCAAGAGGGGGAGTCGCAAGTATTTCATTGGAAATGAGGTTGTGGTCACCGGTACGCACCAAGAATATGTTCCGAGTCAATGAGATTGCACCGAGTTGGCACAACGAAGCTCTTATGGAAGTTGGTACAGAGGCCCGTGACGTCGCCGAAAGCTCTTAAGATGGTTGAGAGGCTGTCAATATCTCGCTTGATAGGAGCCATGAAAACCGCAACATCATCCACATATAAGGATGTTCTCAACATGGCTCCCCGCCCACGAATCCTATGGAGGAGTCCCTTTCGAGTTGCGAGGTCCAGAATTTGGTGAAGAGGATCAATGGTTAGGACAAAGAGCAGCGGGGANNNNNNNNNNNNNNNNNNNNNNNNNNNNNNNNNNNNNNNNNNNNNNNNNNNNNNN
This portion of the Triticum dicoccoides isolate Atlit2015 ecotype Zavitan chromosome 7A, WEW_v2.0, whole genome shotgun sequence genome encodes:
- the LOC119331713 gene encoding nuclear transcription factor Y subunit C-4-like, whose protein sequence is MEPSSQSQPATGDVVAGGSQVYPASSYPPAATIAIAPGIIPAGSQPAPPFPANSAQLNAQNQLIYEQAQQFHQQLQQQQQRQLQQFWAERLSEVDQATDFKNHTLPLARIKKIMKADEDVRMISAEAPVVFAKACEIFILELTLRSWMHTEENKRRTLQKNDIAAAITRTDVYDFLVDIIPRDEMREEGVGLPRAGQLPLLGAPADASYPYYYPQQVPGAVMGYGGHQGHLPYVWQDPQEQQQQQGHPGEQQQSESG